In the genome of Sphingomonas naphthae, one region contains:
- a CDS encoding FAD-dependent monooxygenase: protein MSIKPRIAVIGAGLGGVTCAILLQKMGHDVVIYEQAPRLARIGAGIGLGPNVLKVMREAGVMDQMMDIGIVHQSSYSRVWDTGEILWNRRDNDWAEKYGLPPLTMHRGDMLTVLSRALKPGTIVFNKQLLDIGTRMGETQLLFTDQTEYEADIVIGADGVNSKVREILLGYEPPIYTGFVAYRSIYPSSLLGDFKVSSDAAKWWSDDRHPAQEDRHFIIYYLTKQRDEIYFVTGSPAPDWPGGVSSIPATKKEIKECYEGFHDEVQRVIDAAPAASKWPLLERNPLPLWSRDNIVVLGDACHPMKPHMGQGAGMAIEDAAILARCIDAASGNFTAAFRRYRANRIERTSRVQRESHENVWMKHPTDPSWVYGYDATTIDLVSEDTLVD from the coding sequence ATGAGCATCAAGCCGAGGATCGCGGTGATCGGGGCAGGGCTGGGCGGCGTGACCTGCGCCATCCTGCTCCAGAAGATGGGCCATGACGTCGTGATCTACGAACAGGCCCCGCGCCTGGCGCGCATCGGCGCCGGCATCGGCCTGGGGCCGAACGTGTTGAAGGTGATGCGCGAAGCGGGCGTGATGGACCAGATGATGGACATCGGCATCGTCCACCAGAGCAGCTACAGCCGCGTCTGGGATACGGGCGAAATCCTGTGGAACCGCCGCGACAACGACTGGGCGGAGAAATACGGCCTGCCGCCGCTCACCATGCACCGCGGCGACATGCTGACGGTGCTGTCGCGCGCGCTCAAGCCCGGCACGATCGTGTTCAACAAGCAGCTGCTCGATATCGGCACGCGCATGGGCGAGACCCAGCTGCTCTTCACCGACCAGACCGAATATGAGGCCGACATCGTCATCGGCGCGGACGGCGTGAACTCCAAGGTGCGCGAGATCCTGCTCGGCTACGAGCCGCCGATCTACACCGGCTTCGTCGCCTATCGCTCGATCTATCCGTCCAGCCTGCTCGGCGATTTCAAGGTCAGTTCGGACGCGGCGAAATGGTGGTCGGACGATCGCCATCCCGCGCAGGAGGACCGCCACTTCATCATCTATTACCTCACCAAGCAGCGCGACGAGATCTATTTCGTCACCGGCTCGCCCGCGCCTGACTGGCCCGGCGGCGTGTCCTCGATCCCCGCCACCAAGAAGGAGATCAAGGAATGCTACGAAGGCTTCCATGACGAGGTGCAGAGGGTGATCGACGCCGCCCCCGCCGCCTCCAAATGGCCGCTGCTCGAACGTAATCCTTTGCCGCTGTGGAGCCGCGACAATATCGTCGTGCTGGGCGATGCCTGCCACCCGATGAAGCCGCACATGGGGCAGGGCGCCGGCATGGCGATCGAGGATGCCGCCATTCTCGCCCGCTGCATCGACGCGGCGAGCGGCAATTTCACCGCCGCCTTCCGCCGCTACCGCGCCAACCGCATCGAACGCACCAGCAGGGTCCAGCGCGAGAGCCACGAGAATGTCTGGATGAAGCACCCGACCGACCCCAGCTGGGTCTACGGCTATGACGCGACGACGATCGATCTGGTCTCGGAGGACACGCTGGTCGATTGA
- a CDS encoding AbrB family transcriptional regulator, producing the protein MTDATPTRLAALGRWQWPPLIVAAVVMSWLFGLAGINAAMFLAPMVAGLIFAFSGSDLKMPRQATIASQGVIGVIVARSLEADVLAFVASHPFPVAFVIVATAAASCLVAWGLFRFSPLDDETAAWGSMPGAANIMVAFAAEYGGDTRLVALMQYLRLILVVGSASLVASLLTSMMPHGPIDPAVGALKAAAPSDAQIGWTILLAIVGVIAGKLSRIPAGPLLVTALLGAVLHLNGILDPVLPHWMLAVSYGLIGLYVGLQFNRAIMLVAVRSLPAMAIAIVVLILLSSLVGIAFAWMLNLDLVTGYLATSPGAIDSIAILALGSNATMSVVMAVQAIRFFAVILMAPYLVKLIHLGRKWKPA; encoded by the coding sequence ATGACCGACGCAACACCCACCCGCCTCGCCGCCCTCGGCCGCTGGCAATGGCCGCCGCTCATCGTGGCGGCCGTCGTCATGTCCTGGCTGTTCGGCCTCGCCGGAATCAACGCCGCGATGTTCCTGGCGCCGATGGTCGCCGGCCTCATCTTCGCTTTCTCCGGCTCCGATCTGAAGATGCCGCGTCAGGCGACCATCGCCTCGCAAGGCGTGATCGGCGTGATCGTCGCCCGCTCGCTGGAGGCCGACGTGCTGGCCTTCGTGGCGAGCCATCCCTTCCCCGTCGCCTTCGTCATCGTCGCCACGGCGGCGGCCAGCTGCCTCGTGGCGTGGGGCCTGTTCCGCTTCAGCCCGCTCGACGACGAGACCGCCGCCTGGGGATCTATGCCGGGCGCCGCCAACATCATGGTCGCCTTCGCCGCCGAATATGGCGGCGACACGCGGCTGGTGGCGCTGATGCAATATCTCCGCCTGATCCTGGTCGTCGGCAGCGCCTCGCTCGTCGCCTCGCTGCTCACCAGCATGATGCCGCACGGCCCGATCGACCCGGCGGTGGGCGCTCTGAAGGCCGCCGCGCCGAGCGACGCGCAGATCGGCTGGACGATCCTGCTCGCCATCGTCGGCGTGATCGCGGGCAAGCTCTCGCGCATCCCCGCCGGGCCGCTGCTCGTCACCGCGTTGCTGGGGGCGGTGCTGCACCTCAACGGCATCCTCGATCCGGTCCTGCCGCACTGGATGCTGGCCGTCTCCTACGGCCTGATCGGCCTCTACGTCGGCCTCCAGTTCAACCGCGCGATCATGCTGGTCGCGGTGCGCAGCCTGCCCGCCATGGCGATCGCGATCGTCGTTCTGATCCTGCTCTCCAGCCTGGTCGGCATCGCCTTCGCCTGGATGCTCAACCTCGATCTCGTCACCGGCTACCTGGCCACCAGCCCCGGCGCGATCGACTCGATCGCCATCCTCGCCCTCGGCAGCAACGCGACGATGTCGGTGGTGATGGCCGTCCAGGCGATCCGCTTCTTCGCGGTGATCCTGATGGCCCCCTATCTGGTGAAACTCATCCACCTCGGCCGCAAATGGAAACCGGCCTAG
- the dinB gene encoding DNA polymerase IV has product MAEIVSSTGPEPVQRKVIHVDMDAFYASVEQRDDPSLRGRPVAVGGSKARGVVAAASYEARVYGVRSAMPSVTAIRRCPELVFVKPRFEVYSEISRQIRAIFADYTDLIEPLSLDEAYLDVTEDRQGLGSARAIAEEIRARIKAETGLTASAGVSYNKFIAKLASDQNKPDGLCVIPPAKGPAFVAALPVKRFHGVGPVTAARMEKLGILTGADLRTHSLEYLRTHFGSFAAYLYGAARGQDERQVRAHRLAKSIGAERTFFEDLKEEAELLDALGRVADAAWERVDRKEAHGRTVTLKVRYNDFRTITRARSIPAPLDSRDAFLAAGEVLLRALLPLPRPVRLLGLTLSGIAHDEVEEMAQPALL; this is encoded by the coding sequence ATGGCCGAGATCGTATCTTCCACCGGGCCGGAGCCCGTTCAGCGCAAGGTGATCCATGTCGACATGGATGCCTTCTACGCGTCGGTCGAACAGCGCGACGATCCGTCGCTGCGCGGGCGGCCGGTGGCCGTGGGCGGCAGCAAGGCGCGCGGCGTGGTGGCGGCCGCCAGCTACGAGGCGCGCGTCTATGGCGTACGATCGGCCATGCCCTCGGTCACCGCGATCCGCCGCTGCCCGGAGCTGGTGTTCGTGAAGCCCCGCTTCGAGGTCTATTCCGAAATCTCCCGCCAGATCCGCGCGATCTTCGCCGATTACACCGATCTGATCGAGCCGCTGTCGCTCGACGAAGCCTATCTCGACGTGACCGAGGATCGGCAGGGCCTGGGATCGGCCCGCGCCATCGCCGAGGAAATCCGCGCCCGGATCAAGGCGGAGACCGGCCTCACCGCCTCGGCGGGCGTCTCCTACAACAAGTTCATCGCCAAGCTCGCGTCGGATCAGAACAAGCCCGATGGCCTGTGCGTGATCCCGCCAGCGAAAGGCCCGGCCTTCGTCGCCGCGCTGCCGGTGAAGCGCTTCCACGGCGTCGGCCCGGTGACGGCGGCACGGATGGAGAAATTGGGGATCCTGACGGGCGCCGACCTGCGCACCCATTCACTCGAGTATCTGCGGACCCACTTCGGCTCCTTCGCCGCCTATCTCTATGGCGCGGCGCGGGGGCAGGACGAGCGGCAGGTGCGCGCCCATCGCCTCGCCAAGTCGATCGGCGCCGAGCGGACCTTCTTCGAGGATCTGAAGGAAGAAGCCGAATTGCTCGACGCGCTGGGCCGGGTGGCGGATGCCGCGTGGGAGCGGGTCGATCGCAAGGAGGCCCACGGCCGCACCGTCACCCTCAAGGTGCGCTACAACGATTTCCGCACCATCACCCGCGCCCGCTCCATCCCCGCCCCCCTCGACAGCCGCGACGCTTTCCTCGCCGCCGGCGAAGTCCTGCTCCGCGCCCTCCTCCCTTTGCCCCGCCCGGTGCGGTTGCTGGGGCTGACCCTGTCGGGCATCGCGCATGACGAAGTGGAGGAAATGGCCCAGCCGGCGCTACTCTAG
- a CDS encoding efflux RND transporter periplasmic adaptor subunit encodes MKKIVPLLTLVLVACGKTDAPPPPPPTVSVANPLVRDVVDWDDYTGRFEAPQDVEVRARATGNITRIFFRDGQDVRRGQPLFEIDPRTYRARFQQARAQLLRAQAALANARTVEARSKKLLESQAVSREEYERDQAALRTAEADLAAGRAEVEAARVSLDFTVARAPFAGRVSDRRVSLGDAVADGTTVLTRVVSLDPIWFAFEGAESFYLKNLRQDQRGERGSSRYTANPVEVQLADESGYRWKGRMIFLDNAVDEQSGTIRAKALIANPTRFLTPGMYGRARLLGSGTYRAMLIPEEAIVTDQTRKVTYVVGRDGKTAQRQVETGPLVDGLRVVKAGLAPTDMLVLTGLGRMQPGMAVTQKKTVIKPRASFQNAPKTQALTTPPSAEATASTGD; translated from the coding sequence ATGAAAAAGATAGTCCCGCTCCTTACGCTGGTTCTGGTCGCATGCGGCAAGACCGATGCCCCGCCCCCGCCGCCGCCCACGGTCTCCGTCGCCAATCCGCTCGTCCGCGATGTGGTGGACTGGGACGATTATACCGGCCGGTTCGAGGCGCCGCAGGATGTGGAGGTGCGCGCGCGCGCCACCGGCAACATCACCCGCATCTTCTTCCGCGACGGCCAGGACGTGCGCCGGGGCCAGCCCCTGTTCGAGATCGACCCGCGCACCTATCGCGCCCGTTTCCAGCAGGCCCGCGCCCAGCTGCTGCGCGCGCAGGCGGCGCTGGCCAACGCCCGCACTGTAGAGGCGCGATCGAAGAAGCTGCTCGAATCGCAGGCCGTCAGCCGCGAGGAATATGAGCGCGATCAGGCGGCGCTGCGCACGGCCGAGGCCGATCTCGCCGCCGGTCGGGCCGAGGTGGAGGCGGCGCGCGTGTCGCTCGACTTCACTGTCGCCCGCGCGCCCTTCGCCGGCCGCGTCTCCGATCGCCGGGTGAGCCTGGGCGATGCCGTGGCGGACGGCACGACCGTTCTCACCCGCGTCGTCTCGCTCGATCCGATCTGGTTCGCGTTCGAGGGGGCCGAGAGCTTCTATCTGAAGAATCTCCGCCAGGATCAGCGCGGCGAGCGCGGCTCCTCGCGCTATACCGCCAACCCGGTCGAGGTGCAGCTGGCCGACGAGAGCGGCTATCGCTGGAAGGGGCGGATGATCTTCCTCGACAATGCGGTGGACGAGCAATCCGGCACGATCCGCGCCAAGGCGCTGATCGCCAACCCGACGCGCTTCCTCACCCCCGGCATGTATGGCCGCGCCCGCCTGCTCGGCTCCGGCACCTATCGGGCGATGCTGATTCCCGAAGAGGCGATCGTGACCGACCAGACCCGCAAGGTGACCTATGTGGTCGGCCGCGACGGCAAGACGGCGCAGCGCCAGGTCGAGACCGGCCCGCTGGTCGACGGGCTGCGTGTGGTGAAGGCGGGGCTCGCGCCGACCGACATGCTGGTGCTGACCGGCCTCGGCCGGATGCAGCCGGGCATGGCGGTGACGCAGAAGAAGACCGTCATCAAGCCGCGCGCCAGCTTCCAGAACGCGCCCAAGACACAGGCGCTGACGACCCCGCCCTCCGCCGAGGCGACCGCCTCGACCGGCGATTGA
- a CDS encoding efflux RND transporter permease subunit, whose protein sequence is MKFPHFFIDRPIFAAVLSILIVIVGAIAYPTLPTAQYPEIAPPTVVVTATYPGASAETLAETVSAPIEQAINGVQDMIYMSSSSTGNGTVQITVSFAQGVNVDQAQVLVQNRVSTAEPRLPEDVRRIGVTVNKSSPDLLLVSFFYSPDKSLDQQYIANYVTLQVLDRISRVQGVGSTLAVGGRDYNMRIWIDPGLAAARDMTVDEVVAAIRAQNVQVAAGSVGQPPFGKGSAAFELGIQTKGRLTSPEEFGQVIVKRDDRGRLTRLRDIARIELGAQDYGTNSYMGEKTAVALGVNQLPGSNALTTSEAVRKELAEIAKGFPPGMAYSVPYDSTVYIQESINEVVHTLVEAVILVALVVLIFLQSWRAAIIPIIAIPISLVGSLAVLAAFGYSLNSLSLFGLVLAIGIVVDDAIVVIENVERLMKEEGLGPREAAHKTMDEVSGALIGIALVLVGVFVPTMFIPGISGQFYKQFALTISSATLISAFVSLTLSPALAAIILRPQHDATVRPGWRGWPAKAANGFNHGFERLSDRYGKLTARLVRMLAVIGIVYVLLIGIAGWRFYATPTGFIPTQDQGYLIGVVQLPPGSSLDRTDAVLREAIGIAMKNPAMKTAIGFAGFDGATFSNAPNAGAIFFTLKDHGDRDATAEQVMGQLYGAFGGITGGDILVIQPPPVNGIGTGGGFKMMIEDRSGAGYAALAAATMQMMAGANAQPGVAGAFSTFNVGTPRLTADIDRERAERMGVPVQNVFSTLSAYLGSAYINDFNFLGRTFRVTAQADAPYRNQPSDIPQLKTRSATGQMVPLAAVLDVKNDAGPYRVVRYNLYPAAELQGDTKPGFSTGQSLKQMEELAAKTLPKGFSFDWTELAYQQKQAGNTGIIAFGLAVVFVFLLLAALYESLVLPLAVILIVPMCLLAAIVGVGLFGMDNNILTQIGLVVLIGLAAKNAILIVEFAKQGEDEGLSIRDAAQRAAHQRMRPIIMTSIAFILGVLPLVIGSGPGSEMRKALGVAVFCGMIGVTLFGLIFTPAFYVISRTLGVKLKAMSDRMRHKRHPAGEQEAGA, encoded by the coding sequence ATGAAATTCCCCCATTTCTTCATCGATCGCCCGATCTTCGCGGCGGTGCTGTCGATCCTGATCGTGATCGTCGGCGCGATCGCCTATCCGACCCTGCCGACCGCGCAATATCCCGAGATCGCGCCGCCGACGGTGGTGGTGACCGCCACCTATCCGGGCGCGAGCGCCGAAACCCTAGCCGAGACCGTGTCGGCGCCGATCGAGCAGGCGATCAACGGCGTGCAGGACATGATCTACATGTCCTCCTCCTCGACCGGCAACGGCACCGTGCAGATCACCGTCAGCTTCGCGCAGGGGGTGAACGTCGATCAGGCGCAGGTGCTGGTGCAGAACCGCGTCTCCACGGCCGAGCCGCGCCTGCCGGAAGACGTGCGCCGCATCGGCGTGACGGTGAACAAGAGTTCGCCCGATCTGCTGCTGGTGTCCTTCTTCTACTCGCCGGACAAGTCGCTCGATCAGCAATATATCGCCAATTACGTCACCTTGCAGGTGCTGGACCGCATCTCGCGCGTGCAGGGCGTGGGCAGCACGCTCGCGGTCGGCGGGCGCGATTACAATATGCGGATCTGGATCGATCCCGGTCTGGCCGCCGCGCGCGACATGACCGTGGACGAGGTGGTCGCCGCGATCCGCGCGCAGAACGTGCAGGTTGCCGCCGGCTCGGTCGGCCAGCCGCCGTTCGGGAAGGGCAGCGCGGCCTTTGAGCTGGGCATCCAGACCAAGGGCCGCCTCACCAGCCCCGAGGAATTCGGCCAGGTCATCGTCAAGCGCGACGATCGCGGCCGGCTGACCCGCCTGCGCGACATCGCCCGCATCGAGCTGGGCGCGCAGGATTACGGCACTAATTCCTACATGGGTGAAAAGACGGCGGTGGCGCTGGGCGTCAACCAGTTGCCGGGCTCCAACGCGCTCACCACGTCGGAGGCGGTGCGCAAGGAACTGGCGGAGATCGCCAAGGGCTTCCCGCCGGGCATGGCCTATAGCGTTCCCTACGATTCCACCGTCTACATCCAGGAATCGATCAACGAGGTCGTCCATACGCTGGTCGAGGCGGTGATCCTCGTCGCGCTGGTGGTGCTGATCTTCCTCCAGAGCTGGCGCGCGGCGATCATCCCGATCATCGCCATCCCCATCTCGCTGGTGGGTTCGCTCGCGGTGCTGGCGGCGTTCGGTTACTCGCTGAACAGCCTGTCGCTGTTTGGGCTCGTCCTCGCCATCGGCATCGTCGTCGACGACGCGATCGTCGTGATCGAGAATGTCGAGCGGCTGATGAAGGAGGAGGGGCTCGGCCCCCGCGAGGCCGCGCACAAGACGATGGACGAAGTGTCCGGCGCGCTCATCGGCATCGCGCTGGTGCTGGTCGGCGTGTTCGTGCCGACGATGTTCATCCCCGGCATTTCAGGCCAATTCTACAAGCAGTTCGCGCTGACCATCTCGTCGGCGACCTTGATCTCGGCCTTCGTCTCGCTGACGCTGTCGCCCGCGCTGGCGGCGATCATTCTGCGCCCGCAGCATGACGCCACGGTGCGCCCCGGCTGGCGCGGCTGGCCGGCCAAGGCGGCCAACGGCTTCAATCACGGGTTCGAGCGGCTGTCGGATCGCTACGGCAAGCTCACCGCGCGGCTCGTGCGCATGCTGGCGGTGATCGGCATCGTCTATGTGCTGCTGATCGGCATCGCGGGCTGGCGCTTCTACGCGACGCCGACGGGCTTCATCCCGACACAGGATCAGGGCTATCTGATCGGCGTGGTGCAATTGCCGCCGGGCTCGTCGCTCGACCGCACCGATGCGGTGCTGCGCGAGGCGATCGGCATCGCCATGAAGAATCCCGCGATGAAGACCGCGATCGGCTTCGCGGGCTTCGACGGCGCGACCTTCAGCAACGCGCCCAACGCCGGCGCCATCTTCTTCACGCTCAAGGACCATGGCGACCGCGACGCGACCGCCGAGCAGGTGATGGGCCAGCTCTACGGCGCGTTCGGCGGCATCACCGGCGGCGACATCCTCGTCATCCAGCCGCCGCCCGTGAACGGCATCGGCACCGGCGGCGGCTTCAAGATGATGATCGAGGATCGGTCCGGCGCGGGCTATGCCGCGCTCGCCGCCGCGACGATGCAGATGATGGCCGGCGCCAACGCCCAGCCGGGGGTGGCGGGTGCCTTCTCCACCTTCAACGTCGGCACGCCGCGCCTGACGGCCGATATCGATCGCGAGCGGGCGGAGCGGATGGGCGTGCCGGTGCAGAACGTCTTCTCGACGCTCTCGGCCTATCTCGGCTCGGCCTATATCAACGACTTCAACTTCCTCGGCCGCACCTTCCGCGTGACCGCGCAGGCCGATGCGCCCTATCGCAACCAGCCGTCGGACATCCCCCAGCTCAAGACGCGCTCGGCCACCGGCCAGATGGTGCCGCTGGCGGCCGTGCTGGACGTGAAGAACGATGCCGGCCCGTATCGCGTGGTGCGCTACAATCTGTATCCGGCGGCCGAGTTGCAGGGCGATACCAAGCCCGGCTTCTCGACCGGCCAGTCGCTGAAACAGATGGAGGAACTGGCCGCCAAGACGCTGCCCAAGGGCTTCTCGTTCGACTGGACGGAGCTGGCCTATCAGCAGAAGCAGGCGGGCAATACCGGCATCATCGCCTTCGGCCTGGCGGTGGTGTTCGTCTTCCTGCTGCTCGCGGCGCTCTACGAAAGCCTCGTGCTGCCGCTGGCGGTGATCCTGATCGTGCCCATGTGCCTGCTGGCCGCCATCGTCGGCGTCGGCCTGTTCGGGATGGACAATAATATCCTGACGCAGATCGGGCTGGTCGTGCTGATTGGCCTGGCCGCGAAGAACGCCATCCTGATCGTGGAATTCGCCAAGCAGGGCGAGGACGAGGGCCTGTCGATCCGCGACGCGGCGCAGCGTGCCGCGCATCAGCGCATGCGGCCGATCATCATGACCTCGATCGCCTTCATCCTCGGCGTGCTGCCGCTGGTGATCGGATCGGGGCCGGGATCGGAGATGCGCAAGGCGCTGGGCGTGGCGGTGTTCTGCGGGATGATCGGCGTGACCCTGTTCGGCCTGATCTTCACGCCGGCCTTCTACGTCATCAGCCGCACGCTGGGCGTGAAGCTGAAGGCGATGTCCGATCGGATGCGCCATAAGCGCCATCCCGCCGGCGAGCAGGAGGCCGGGGCATGA
- a CDS encoding efflux transporter outer membrane subunit: protein MKRPLIPVVAALALSLSLSACAVGPNYVKPASTPARDGTFVDPAAARADAVTPAPVPAGTWWRLFDDPVLDRLIADALAHNADVREAAANVRKARALLSEAKTDRLPTTNLSGGYTRNRIGLGAAVAQGAIGGTTPAPGGPSHIDYDFYQTGIDASYEVDLFGRVSRSVEAARGEWVATEADLDAARIAVAAETARTYATACASAEQAHVARETAELQGRTLDLTRRLYDGGRGTQRDIDQANVLAQQALAQVPTFEADRRAALYALAALTGRPPREFDQQAAQCTVTPRVTTAIPIGDGAALLARRPDVRAAERRLAAQTARIGVATAALFPKITLGGNATLGAQRPGDLGKASSFGFSLGPLISWSFPNISVARSRIRQERAETEAALARFDGTVLTALTEAESALARYSGALDSDAALTSAAASAENAARLSRVRFDAGRDSFLQLLDAERARASSRAALAEARAALTEAQVGLFAALGGGWEEAAQAEKAK from the coding sequence ATGAAGCGGCCGCTGATCCCCGTCGTCGCCGCCCTCGCGCTGTCGTTGTCGCTGTCGGCCTGCGCGGTAGGGCCGAATTACGTGAAGCCCGCCTCGACGCCCGCGCGCGACGGCACCTTCGTCGATCCCGCCGCCGCGCGGGCCGATGCGGTCACGCCCGCGCCGGTGCCGGCGGGCACATGGTGGCGGCTGTTCGACGATCCGGTGCTCGATCGCCTGATCGCCGACGCGCTGGCCCACAATGCCGACGTGCGCGAGGCGGCCGCCAACGTCCGCAAGGCGCGTGCCCTGCTGTCGGAAGCGAAGACCGATCGCCTGCCGACGACCAACCTGAGCGGCGGCTATACCCGCAACCGCATCGGCCTCGGCGCGGCGGTGGCGCAGGGGGCGATCGGCGGCACGACGCCCGCGCCCGGCGGCCCGAGCCATATCGACTATGATTTCTACCAGACCGGGATCGACGCCTCCTACGAGGTCGACCTGTTCGGCCGTGTGTCGCGCTCGGTCGAGGCGGCGCGTGGCGAATGGGTCGCGACCGAGGCCGATCTCGACGCGGCGCGCATCGCCGTCGCCGCCGAGACGGCGCGCACCTACGCCACCGCCTGCGCCTCGGCCGAACAGGCCCACGTCGCGCGCGAGACGGCCGAATTGCAGGGCCGCACGCTCGACCTCACCCGCCGCCTCTACGATGGCGGGCGCGGCACCCAGCGCGATATCGATCAGGCCAATGTGCTGGCGCAGCAGGCGCTGGCGCAGGTGCCCACGTTCGAGGCGGATCGCCGCGCGGCGCTCTATGCGCTGGCCGCGCTCACCGGCCGGCCGCCGCGCGAGTTCGACCAACAGGCGGCGCAATGCACCGTCACCCCGCGGGTCACCACGGCCATCCCGATCGGCGACGGTGCCGCGCTGCTCGCCCGCCGGCCCGACGTGCGCGCGGCCGAGCGACGGCTGGCGGCGCAGACCGCCCGGATCGGCGTGGCGACGGCGGCGCTGTTCCCGAAGATCACGCTGGGCGGCAACGCCACGCTCGGCGCGCAGCGGCCCGGCGATCTCGGCAAGGCGAGCAGCTTCGGCTTCTCGCTCGGCCCGCTGATCTCGTGGAGCTTCCCCAACATCTCGGTCGCGAGGTCGCGGATCAGGCAGGAACGGGCCGAGACCGAGGCGGCGCTCGCCCGCTTCGACGGCACCGTGCTGACCGCGCTGACCGAGGCTGAATCGGCGCTGGCCCGCTATTCGGGCGCGCTCGACAGCGACGCGGCGCTCACCAGCGCGGCGGCCTCGGCGGAAAACGCCGCCCGCCTGTCCCGCGTCCGCTTCGATGCCGGCCGCGACAGCTTCCTCCAGTTGCTCGACGCCGAACGCGCCCGCGCCTCGTCGCGCGCCGCACTGGCGGAAGCGCGCGCGGCGCTCACCGAAGCACAGGTCGGCCTGTTCGCGGCGTTGGGCGGCGGCTGGGAAGAGGCGGCACAAGCAGAGAAAGCCAAATAG